In Helianthus annuus cultivar XRQ/B chromosome 8, HanXRQr2.0-SUNRISE, whole genome shotgun sequence, a single genomic region encodes these proteins:
- the LOC110884709 gene encoding transcription factor PRE6 translates to MSTRRSRSRQSTASRISDDQINDLVSKLQQLLPEIRSHRSDKVSASKVLQETCNYIRSLHRDIDSLSDRLSELLENTDPTQASIIRSLLMQ, encoded by the exons atgtccACAAGAAGATCAAGATCAAGACAATCAACAGCTTCAAGAATAAGTGATGATCAAATCAACGATCTTGTTTCCAAGTTGCAACAACTTCTACCTGAAATCCGTAGTCACCGCTCGGACAAG GTATCAGCTTCAAAAGTGCTACAAGAGACATGCAACTACATCAGAAGCTTGCATCGAGATATCGACAGTTTAAGCGACCGACTCTCCGAGTTGCTCGAGAACACCGATCCGACTCAGGCTTCCATCATTAGGAGTTTACTTATGCAGTAA